The Gemmatimonadaceae bacterium genome contains the following window.
GGCGCGGGCCGGGGCGACGATCAACGCACGCTGGCCGTAGCCAATGGGTGCAATAAGGTCGATGGCACGACGCGTAAGCTCGGGACCGCCCTTCGCCGGCTTGCCGGTCTCCAGCGTGATGCGGCGCTCCGGATACGACGCGATGAGCGTCTGGAAATCCGGGCGGCGCTTGCCCTCCTCGGGCACGGCGCCGTTGATCTCGACCAACTCGGCGACAGCCATGCGGCCGCGCTGATCGTGGCCGGTCTTGGCGACGAGCAGGTCACCGCGACGCAGGCCGTACTGACGGACGAGCTGCGGCGGCACCCAGGCATCGCCCTGCTCGTTCAGGTAGCTGTACTCGGCGCGGCGGATGAAGCCGGCCTCGCGTGCCGGGTCGAACCAACCCGTGGTCTCGCCGTCGACGACGAGGATGACCGGCGGGTTCTGCGAATACTCGCGCTCCTCGTTGTTGCCCCCCTGCTGGCGGTCGCCGCGCTCGCCGCGCTCGTGGCGGTCCCCGCGACGTCCGCGGCCGCGCTGGCGGCGGCCACGTCGCCCGCGACCCCCGCGCTCGTTGCGGTCCCCACGGTCCTGGCGGTTACCGCGATCCTGCCAATGGCGACCGTTTCCGTTTTGCTGGCTCTCGCCCGCCCCGCTCTGTTCACGCTCGCCGCGTTCTGCGCGGCTGTCGTCGGGAGGAGACCCTGCGGCGGCGTCATCGCCTGATGGAGCCGTACTGTCCTGGCGGGCCTCCTCGTTGCCAGCGGCCTCGGCGCCGGCTTCCGCGCTGTCCTTCCGCGTCTGGCGGGGACGGCGCGGGCGTCCGCGGCGTGGCCGCGACTCCGACGTGCTTTCCTCACCCGCGGCGGCATCGGTGTTGCCGGCGGAAGAGTCGGAGGCTTCGAGATAGGGATCTGCGTCGGTGAGGGAATCCTCAGCGGCGGCGCCACGCGGGCGCGCACCACGCCCACGACGGGGCGGACGTTCACTGTCGGTCATGCGAGAGGGTGTGGGACCACTACGGGTCGTGTCGGGAGAAAAATCCCGCGGAGCAACGATGGAGCGTTGTAAAAGCGGAGCGTCCTGAGACGGAATCCAGCCGAGACCCGGCCATCAGTGCCGGGAGTGCGCCGCGCGAATGGGCACGGCGGGGGAGCGTCTGGGAGCGCAACCGTCCGGGTGGGCAACGGGCCTCACCGTGACGGGCGGTTGTATCAGTATGCCGGTTCCCGGGCGTGGGCGCAAGTCTAGGCGTCGTCGGGCACGTGCTCGCGGATGAGGCCGACCAGGCGGCGCACCTGGGCAATGGCGCGCTCGATACCTTCGCGCTGGGCCGGCGTCAGGTCCTCCATCTCCAGCAGCTGCAACTCCGCGAGGATGGCCCCCAGCGGGTTGTTGAGCGTGTGCTTGAGGCTCTTGGCCGGTTGCTCTGACACGTCGGGTGGTCTCGGTGCCATCGCCAAGTGGGGGCCGATAGCTTTCGCGGATGGTCAAGTCCGTGCACGAGGCACGCGCCGCGGTGGCGGCTGCCGTGAAAGCATATCGGCACGACGCCGACATCGCCACGCTGTTGGCGAAACTCGACGCCGTCTGCCACGCCACGCCCGACACGCGCGAGCTCTTGGCGGCCGTCGAGCC
Protein-coding sequences here:
- the rho gene encoding transcription termination factor Rho; translated protein: MTDSERPPRRGRGARPRGAAAEDSLTDADPYLEASDSSAGNTDAAAGEESTSESRPRRGRPRRPRQTRKDSAEAGAEAAGNEEARQDSTAPSGDDAAAGSPPDDSRAERGEREQSGAGESQQNGNGRHWQDRGNRQDRGDRNERGGRGRRGRRQRGRGRRGDRHERGERGDRQQGGNNEEREYSQNPPVILVVDGETTGWFDPAREAGFIRRAEYSYLNEQGDAWVPPQLVRQYGLRRGDLLVAKTGHDQRGRMAVAELVEINGAVPEEGKRRPDFQTLIASYPERRITLETGKPAKGGPELTRRAIDLIAPIGYGQRALIVAPARAGKTMLMQAITEGIALNHPDAHLIILLVDERPEEVSEAISWGVGEVVASSFDQPAKRHVEVVEMVADRARRLVETGKDVIVVLDSLTRMARAFNTAERGTGRTLSGGLDTSAMARPKAFFGSARNILPQHGGGSLTIIATALVETGSRMDDVIFEEFKGTGNCEIKLDRSLAEKRIFPAFDIATSGTRREEKLYKAEQIDAIYTLRRGLQQMPPQAAMEWLIKRIAATTSNDALLAGL